A window of the Butyricimonas faecalis genome harbors these coding sequences:
- a CDS encoding flavodoxin has translation MATFSMSAEAQKTSNGKKVLVAYFSRSGNTKAIANYIKDLTGGDLFEIQTAKPYPADYHACTEVAKKEKNDNARPALKEKVKNMEEYDIIFIGFPNWWGTMPMPILTFLESYKLEGKIVIPFCTHGGGGEQSCFKDFVKNTSKATNKKGFITSGGAASSARPQVEKWLKEIDIINK, from the coding sequence ATGGCAACATTTAGCATGAGTGCAGAAGCACAAAAAACTTCTAACGGGAAAAAAGTGTTGGTCGCTTACTTCTCACGCAGCGGGAACACGAAAGCGATAGCAAATTATATCAAAGATCTGACAGGCGGAGATTTATTCGAAATTCAAACAGCCAAACCATACCCGGCAGACTACCACGCTTGTACGGAAGTAGCCAAAAAAGAAAAAAACGACAATGCCCGTCCCGCATTAAAAGAGAAGGTGAAGAATATGGAAGAGTACGACATTATCTTTATCGGTTTCCCGAACTGGTGGGGAACGATGCCCATGCCGATCCTGACCTTCTTGGAAAGTTATAAACTGGAGGGTAAAATCGTGATCCCGTTTTGCACTCACGGTGGAGGCGGTGAACAAAGTTGCTTTAAGGATTTCGTGAAAAACACAAGCAAGGCCACGAATAAAAAAGGATTTATCACCAGTGGAGGTGCGGCAAGTTCTGCTCGTCCGCAAGTAGAAAAATGGTTGAAAGAAATTGATATTATAAATAAATAA
- a CDS encoding helix-turn-helix domain-containing protein produces the protein MIHHTQKIESISQFNTLIGQKTRHPLLSVIDLTEATRLDQLSISGDFYTLFFKQVPCGDFRYGRRCHDFQSCTLVFKAPGQTIDVNRHDLPEQTHILGIAFHPKVFNEAPLVCKKSEYTFFSYQENESLHLSEREKQIVLGCMSNFQKELLRDIDRFSLRLLAVHLELLLDYCLRFYERQFITRCHINNDILTYFDQLLEQHLQSEHEVKTELRSIEYVHDHLPQSLAYLNDLVRVETGKTLREYVRLKKIDIAKSLVTSSNKTISEIALALGFSNTQTFLCLFKRLVGCSPNEYRQQGNNKPN, from the coding sequence ATGATCCATCACACCCAGAAAATAGAATCCATCAGTCAGTTTAACACGCTAATCGGGCAAAAAACACGCCACCCGCTCCTAAGCGTTATTGACTTAACCGAGGCTACCCGCCTCGACCAACTCTCTATTTCCGGTGATTTTTATACCCTATTCTTCAAACAAGTACCATGCGGTGATTTCAGATACGGCCGCAGATGTCATGATTTTCAATCCTGTACTCTCGTATTCAAAGCTCCCGGACAAACCATTGACGTTAATCGCCACGATCTTCCGGAACAAACCCATATTCTTGGCATCGCATTCCATCCCAAAGTATTTAACGAGGCACCGCTAGTCTGCAAGAAATCCGAATACACGTTTTTTTCCTATCAGGAAAATGAATCCCTTCATTTATCCGAACGGGAAAAACAGATCGTCTTAGGATGCATGAGCAATTTCCAAAAAGAGTTGCTACGAGACATTGACCGGTTCAGTCTCCGGTTGCTAGCCGTGCATCTCGAATTACTCTTGGATTACTGCCTGCGATTTTACGAACGCCAATTTATTACCCGCTGCCATATAAATAATGATATTTTGACGTATTTCGACCAGCTTTTAGAGCAGCATCTCCAATCGGAACACGAAGTAAAAACCGAACTGCGCTCGATCGAATACGTCCATGACCACCTGCCTCAATCCCTTGCCTATCTCAATGATCTCGTACGAGTTGAAACCGGGAAAACACTCCGAGAATACGTACGTTTAAAAAAAATAGACATCGCCAAAAGCCTTGTAACAAGCTCAAATAAAACTATTTCCGAAATCGCACTCGCGTTAGGTTTTTCTAACACCCAAACATTTCTCTGCCTGTTTAAAAGACTCGTAGGTTGTTCCCCGAACGAATACAGGCAACAAGGAAACAATAAACCGAACTAG
- a CDS encoding CoA transferase subunit A yields MSKFISIEEAVSKVKDGMTIMVGGFLANGTPNKIVDALAKSGVKNLTLICNDTAYPDKGVGQLIANKQVKKLFVSHIGTNPHTSEQMNSGELEIEFCPQGSLAERVRAGGCGLGGILTQTGMGTIVAEGKQIVNVDGKDYLLEKTLRADIALVGASLGDKAGNLVYRGTSQNFNPLMASAADLVIAEVNELVEVGEIAAENVKTPSIMVDFIVK; encoded by the coding sequence ATGAGTAAATTTATTTCTATCGAAGAGGCTGTATCAAAAGTAAAAGATGGCATGACCATCATGGTAGGCGGATTCCTCGCAAACGGAACCCCGAACAAGATCGTTGATGCATTAGCGAAATCAGGCGTTAAGAACTTGACGTTGATCTGTAATGACACGGCTTACCCGGACAAAGGAGTAGGTCAATTGATTGCCAACAAACAAGTAAAGAAACTTTTCGTGTCACACATCGGGACCAACCCGCACACGAGCGAACAAATGAATAGCGGAGAGCTAGAAATCGAATTCTGCCCGCAAGGTTCATTGGCAGAGCGTGTGCGTGCCGGAGGTTGCGGACTGGGAGGTATCCTGACTCAAACCGGAATGGGTACTATCGTGGCTGAAGGGAAACAGATCGTCAACGTGGATGGGAAAGACTATTTGTTGGAAAAAACGTTGAGAGCCGACATCGCGTTGGTTGGCGCCAGCCTTGGGGATAAAGCAGGGAATCTGGTTTACCGGGGGACATCTCAAAATTTCAACCCGTTAATGGCTTCTGCCGCAGACCTGGTAATTGCCGAGGTTAACGAGTTGGTTGAAGTCGGTGAAATTGCCGCAGAAAACGTGAAGACACCTTCCATCATGGTGGACTTCATCGTTAAATAA
- the kal gene encoding 3-aminobutyryl-CoA ammonia lyase produces MEKSMIRLRMSAKDAHYGGNLVDGAHMVHLFGDVATELLIMHDGDEGLFVAYDNVEFLAPVYAGDYIEATGEIVKVGNTSRKMVFEAKKVVAARPDISASAADVLEEPIVVCRASGTCVVKKEDQRKN; encoded by the coding sequence ATGGAAAAATCAATGATAAGATTAAGAATGAGTGCAAAAGATGCTCATTACGGCGGTAATTTGGTTGACGGGGCACACATGGTGCACTTGTTCGGGGATGTGGCCACGGAATTATTAATCATGCATGATGGTGACGAAGGTCTGTTTGTTGCCTATGACAACGTGGAGTTCTTGGCTCCTGTTTATGCCGGAGATTACATCGAAGCTACCGGAGAGATCGTGAAAGTAGGGAACACTTCCCGCAAAATGGTTTTCGAAGCAAAAAAAGTAGTCGCTGCCAGACCTGACATTTCAGCCTCGGCTGCAGATGTATTGGAGGAACCGATCGTGGTTTGCCGTGCAAGCGGAACCTGCGTGGTGAAGAAAGAAGACCAGAGAAAGAATTAG
- the kce gene encoding 3-keto-5-aminohexanoate cleavage enzyme: MEKLIITAAICGAEVTKEQNPAVPYTVEEIVREAKSAVDAGAAIVHLHVREDDGTPTQSKARFKECIDAIYKVCPDVILIPSTGGAVGMTAEERLQPTELFPEMATLDCGTCNFGDDVFENTMPMMRDFGKRMLENNIKPEYECFEMGHLDTVLNMAKKGQVPGAPMQFNFVLGVPGCTPATVSNLCWLVNAIPAGSTWTATGIGRHAFTLAAPAIAMGGNVRVGFEDNLYLERGVLAKSNGELVAKVVRIAKELGRPIATSAEAREILGLKPLK, translated from the coding sequence ATGGAAAAATTAATTATCACAGCAGCCATTTGTGGGGCGGAAGTTACCAAAGAACAAAACCCCGCCGTTCCTTATACAGTAGAAGAGATCGTGAGAGAAGCGAAATCCGCTGTAGACGCTGGTGCAGCCATTGTTCACCTTCACGTTCGCGAAGATGACGGTACCCCGACCCAAAGCAAAGCACGCTTCAAAGAGTGTATCGACGCTATTTATAAGGTATGCCCGGATGTTATTTTGATCCCCTCTACCGGAGGAGCCGTGGGAATGACCGCTGAAGAGCGTCTTCAACCGACAGAACTTTTCCCTGAAATGGCAACTCTGGATTGCGGAACCTGTAACTTCGGAGACGATGTTTTCGAGAACACCATGCCCATGATGAGAGATTTCGGAAAAAGGATGTTAGAAAACAACATCAAACCGGAATACGAATGTTTCGAAATGGGACATCTTGATACCGTATTAAACATGGCTAAAAAAGGACAGGTTCCCGGTGCCCCGATGCAATTCAACTTCGTTCTCGGCGTTCCCGGATGTACTCCTGCCACGGTATCGAACCTTTGCTGGCTTGTAAACGCGATTCCAGCAGGCTCAACGTGGACGGCAACAGGAATCGGTCGTCATGCCTTCACGCTTGCAGCTCCCGCTATTGCCATGGGTGGTAACGTGAGAGTAGGTTTTGAAGACAATCTTTACTTGGAAAGAGGTGTGCTGGCTAAATCCAACGGAGAATTAGTAGCAAAAGTAGTTCGAATCGCCAAAGAATTAGGCCGTCCGATCGCTACCTCCGCGGAAGCAAGAGAAATTTTAGGCTTAAAACCTTTAAAATAA
- the kdd gene encoding L-erythro-3,5-diaminohexanoate dehydrogenase, with product MQKKGNKYGTHRVIEPKGVLPQPANKIDNNMDEIYDNEILIDVQTLNIDSASFTQIEQQAGGDKAKIAEIMMDIVAKQGKHRNPVTGSGGMLLGTVEKIGDALKGKIDLKEGDKIATLVSLSLTPLRIDKIKDIRPEIDQVDIDGKAILFESGIYAKIPADLPENLALSALDVAGAPAQTAKLVKPGDTVLIIGAGGKSGMLCCYEAKKRAGVTGKVIGLCHSQKSTERLQKLGFCDYVFSADATQPVPVMEKIEELTNGEMCDITINNVNITDTEMTSILCTKNTGIVYFFSMATSFTKAALGAEGVGSDVTMIVGNGYTKGHAEITLQELRECEALRKIFTELYA from the coding sequence ATGCAAAAGAAAGGAAATAAATACGGAACCCACCGTGTAATCGAACCGAAGGGAGTATTACCACAACCCGCCAACAAGATTGACAACAACATGGACGAGATCTACGACAACGAGATTCTGATCGACGTTCAGACTTTAAATATCGACTCGGCTAGTTTCACCCAGATCGAGCAACAAGCCGGTGGTGACAAAGCAAAGATCGCCGAGATCATGATGGACATTGTTGCAAAACAAGGAAAACATCGTAACCCGGTAACTGGATCCGGCGGTATGTTGTTAGGTACGGTAGAGAAAATCGGTGATGCACTGAAAGGCAAAATCGATTTGAAAGAAGGTGATAAGATTGCCACGTTGGTTTCTCTTTCTTTGACCCCGCTTCGTATTGACAAGATCAAAGATATTCGTCCGGAAATCGACCAAGTAGACATCGACGGTAAAGCTATCCTTTTTGAAAGTGGTATCTACGCCAAGATTCCGGCAGACCTTCCTGAAAACTTGGCATTGTCGGCATTGGACGTAGCCGGAGCTCCCGCTCAAACCGCTAAATTGGTTAAACCGGGCGATACGGTATTAATCATCGGTGCCGGTGGTAAATCAGGGATGTTGTGCTGTTACGAAGCTAAAAAACGTGCAGGTGTTACCGGTAAAGTCATCGGTTTGTGCCACAGCCAGAAGAGTACCGAACGTTTACAGAAACTTGGTTTCTGCGACTATGTATTCTCTGCCGATGCGACTCAACCCGTTCCGGTAATGGAGAAAATCGAGGAATTGACCAATGGCGAAATGTGCGATATTACAATCAACAATGTGAACATTACCGATACGGAAATGACCTCTATTCTTTGTACGAAGAACACGGGTATCGTTTACTTCTTCTCTATGGCCACCAGCTTCACGAAAGCAGCCCTTGGAGCAGAAGGTGTTGGTAGCGACGTGACGATGATCGTTGGTAACGGATACACGAAAGGACATGCAGAGATCACGCTCCAGGAACTGAGAGAATGCGAAGCCTTGAGAAAGATCTTTACGGAACTTTACGCTTAA
- the kdd gene encoding L-erythro-3,5-diaminohexanoate dehydrogenase: protein MDKGCRYGTHRVITPEGTLPQPALKLDNTMSIYDNELLIDVQTLNIDSASYTQIKSACNGNADKMKEMILSIVEERGKMQNPVTGSGGMLIGTVKEIGPNFPDKSLKVGDKIATLVSLSLTPLKINKIKHLDPASDQVDVDAQAILFESGLYAVLPNDIPEKLALAVLDVAGAPAQVARLVKEGDTVCIIGGGGKSGVLCCYQAMKNVGPYGKVIVVEYSEENAQRIKDMNLATHVIVADATKVMDVYKKVTAIAGERGCEVTINNVNVPSTEMTSILVTKGQGCVYFFSMATSFTKAALGAEGVGKDINLIVGNGYAKGHAELTLNIIRESEKIRELFNRLYVK, encoded by the coding sequence ATGGACAAGGGTTGCAGATACGGGACACACAGGGTAATTACTCCGGAAGGTACACTTCCGCAACCGGCATTAAAGCTGGATAACACGATGAGCATTTATGACAACGAGTTGTTGATTGATGTGCAAACATTAAATATTGATTCGGCCAGTTACACGCAGATCAAAAGCGCTTGCAACGGGAATGCGGACAAAATGAAAGAGATGATTCTTTCTATCGTGGAGGAGAGAGGTAAAATGCAAAATCCTGTTACCGGATCGGGGGGTATGCTGATCGGAACGGTGAAAGAGATCGGGCCTAACTTCCCGGATAAGTCCCTGAAGGTTGGAGACAAAATTGCCACACTGGTCTCCTTATCCCTGACTCCATTGAAAATAAACAAGATCAAACATCTTGACCCGGCATCGGATCAAGTAGACGTGGATGCGCAAGCCATCCTATTTGAAAGCGGTTTATACGCCGTGCTACCGAATGATATTCCGGAGAAACTGGCATTAGCCGTATTGGACGTGGCAGGAGCCCCGGCTCAAGTGGCCCGTCTGGTAAAAGAAGGCGATACGGTATGTATCATCGGAGGAGGAGGAAAGTCTGGAGTGCTTTGTTGCTACCAGGCCATGAAAAACGTCGGGCCTTACGGAAAGGTCATCGTGGTGGAATACTCGGAAGAGAATGCCCAGAGAATTAAAGATATGAATCTCGCCACTCACGTTATTGTTGCCGACGCGACAAAAGTGATGGACGTGTATAAAAAAGTGACTGCTATTGCAGGGGAAAGAGGTTGTGAGGTTACCATCAACAATGTAAATGTTCCCTCGACAGAGATGACCTCGATTCTCGTCACGAAAGGACAAGGATGCGTTTATTTCTTCTCCATGGCGACCAGCTTCACGAAAGCTGCATTGGGAGCCGAAGGAGTAGGAAAAGATATAAATTTAATTGTAGGAAACGGATACGCCAAAGGACATGCCGAACTGACACTGAATATCATTCGGGAGTCTGAGAAAATCCGGGAACTATTTAACAGACTGTACGTGAAATAA
- the kamA gene encoding lysine 2,3-aminomutase → MAESRRKEFFPEVTDEQWNDWKWQVKNRIETVDQLKKYLDLDPSEEEGIRNALKMLRMAITPYYLSLIDKNNPHCPIRKQAVPSALELHKASADLEDPLHEDSDSPVPGLTHRYPDRVLFLITDQCSMYCRHCTRRRFAGQKDSASPTERIDKCIEYIAKTPQVRDVLLSGGDALLVSDDRLEYIISRLRAIPHVEIIRIGSRTPVVCPQRITPELVNMLKKYHPIWLNTHFNHPNEITEESAAACARLADAGIPLGNQTVLLRGINDCTYVMKKLMHGLVKMRVRPYYIYQCDLSMGIEHFRTPVSKGIEIIENLRGHTSGYAVPTFVVDAPGGGGKTPVMPNYVISQSPNRVVLRNYEGVITTYTEPTDYKEECHCPECEKARKEGVAALLNGDMLSIEPKHLARNERNHHE, encoded by the coding sequence ATGGCTGAAAGCAGACGAAAAGAATTTTTTCCGGAAGTAACAGATGAACAATGGAACGACTGGAAATGGCAAGTGAAAAACAGAATTGAGACTGTGGATCAATTAAAAAAATATCTTGATCTGGATCCTAGCGAAGAAGAGGGCATTCGCAACGCATTAAAAATGTTGAGAATGGCAATCACCCCGTACTATTTGAGTTTAATTGACAAGAACAACCCGCATTGCCCGATTCGTAAACAAGCGGTTCCTTCCGCGTTGGAGTTACACAAGGCTAGTGCAGACTTGGAAGACCCGCTACACGAAGACAGCGATTCTCCCGTACCGGGATTAACTCACCGTTATCCGGACCGGGTGTTGTTCCTGATCACGGACCAATGTTCCATGTACTGCCGTCACTGTACCCGTAGACGTTTTGCCGGACAAAAAGACAGTGCCTCCCCAACCGAGCGTATTGATAAATGTATCGAATACATTGCCAAGACTCCGCAAGTAAGAGACGTGCTGTTGTCCGGTGGTGACGCATTGTTGGTAAGCGACGATCGTTTGGAATACATCATCAGTCGATTGAGAGCCATTCCTCACGTGGAAATCATCCGTATCGGTAGCCGCACCCCGGTAGTATGCCCGCAAAGAATTACCCCGGAGTTGGTGAATATGCTGAAAAAATATCACCCGATTTGGTTAAATACCCACTTCAATCATCCCAATGAGATCACGGAAGAATCAGCTGCTGCTTGCGCCCGCTTGGCTGATGCAGGTATCCCGTTAGGAAACCAGACCGTGTTATTGAGAGGTATCAACGATTGTACCTACGTGATGAAAAAATTGATGCATGGATTGGTAAAAATGCGTGTTCGTCCGTACTACATTTATCAATGTGATCTTTCCATGGGCATCGAGCACTTCCGTACTCCGGTTTCCAAAGGTATCGAGATCATCGAAAACTTACGCGGACACACTTCCGGATATGCCGTTCCCACGTTCGTGGTTGACGCTCCCGGTGGTGGAGGTAAGACTCCGGTAATGCCGAACTACGTGATCTCTCAATCTCCGAACCGCGTTGTATTGAGAAACTACGAAGGTGTTATCACCACCTACACGGAACCGACAGATTACAAGGAAGAGTGTCACTGTCCGGAATGCGAAAAAGCTCGCAAAGAAGGCGTTGCCGCCCTGCTAAATGGTGATATGCTCTCCATCGAACCGAAACACTTGGCTCGTAACGAGAGAAATCATCACGAATAA
- the kamB gene encoding lysine 5,6-aminomutase reactivase subunit KamB, which produces MFIEEILKYNSIAIVGLAKNAGKTECLNYILRKVKNTGKRFALTSIGIDGENRDQVCQTPKPEIEIFEDMIFITSEMHYRSKRLVAEIMDVSTQQTSLGRLVTARAVSSGKALLSGPADTGSLKTLIQKMKRFDVDTTIVDGALSRLSLSSPAVTEAMVLATGAAVSCNIPQLVRKTKYVYDLICLEKAEPEIIRQLIDIEQGMWSIDENGKVHDLNIPSVFMLENNKDEVFKYGNTLYVAGAISDKLLQFLRQQKQIKEITLIIRDFTKVFASMETYYAFLKKGGTMKVLQKSKLLAVCINPQSPEGYCLDSDELRVAMQESLGIPVYDVKKM; this is translated from the coding sequence GTGTTTATCGAGGAGATTCTAAAATACAATAGTATAGCAATCGTGGGTCTGGCAAAAAATGCCGGAAAAACGGAATGCTTGAACTATATTCTTCGGAAAGTGAAGAATACGGGGAAGCGTTTCGCCCTTACCTCAATAGGCATCGACGGGGAAAACAGGGATCAAGTTTGCCAAACACCCAAACCGGAAATTGAAATTTTCGAAGATATGATATTCATCACATCGGAGATGCATTATCGGTCCAAACGTTTGGTGGCAGAAATCATGGATGTCAGCACACAACAAACCTCGTTAGGACGTCTGGTAACCGCCAGGGCCGTCAGTTCGGGGAAAGCCTTGTTATCAGGGCCTGCCGACACGGGATCATTGAAAACCCTCATCCAAAAGATGAAACGCTTTGACGTGGACACCACCATCGTCGACGGGGCACTATCCCGGCTCAGTCTCAGCTCTCCAGCTGTGACGGAAGCCATGGTACTAGCCACGGGAGCTGCGGTATCCTGCAATATTCCTCAATTGGTTAGAAAAACAAAATACGTGTATGACCTCATTTGCTTGGAGAAAGCAGAGCCGGAAATTATCCGGCAACTGATTGACATCGAGCAAGGGATGTGGTCCATTGATGAAAACGGGAAAGTTCACGATCTGAACATACCTTCCGTGTTTATGCTTGAAAATAACAAAGATGAAGTTTTCAAGTACGGGAACACGTTGTACGTGGCAGGCGCCATCAGCGACAAATTATTGCAATTTCTACGGCAACAAAAGCAAATCAAGGAGATCACACTGATTATCCGTGATTTCACCAAAGTGTTTGCCTCCATGGAAACGTACTATGCCTTCCTTAAAAAAGGTGGCACCATGAAAGTATTGCAAAAAAGTAAACTACTGGCTGTTTGCATCAATCCCCAATCCCCGGAAGGATATTGTCTGGATTCCGACGAACTGAGAGTAGCCATGCAAGAGAGCTTGGGTATTCCTGTTTATGACGTTAAGAAAATGTAG
- the kamC gene encoding lysine 5,6-aminomutase reactivase ATPase KamC — MFLRSAIEEIKGFRFMIDKLEIQSGLAKRILNTLPYLHTPEAIAQELDKTEVMRNILQTSAQTDTITKIKVKLMQVKDIRGTANRVTESQVLDDIELFELKAFSLLVVEMRELLLSANITVVSLPDLEPVVDILDPEKMRIPHFYVYDAYSPELAALRAKMKALKMDGKTEERVLDQLLFEHTELEDRIREKLSEQIHPYKKEINEALTNTATLDILLAKAQQTIDMQLCKPEISTGTTRYTKIFNPQVKEVLWQEGKKFQAIDIDIEQGACLITGANMAGKSVILKTVALAQTLFQFGFYVPAEQAEIALVDEVLLCIGDEQSELSGLSSYASEMLRVNAIVQDVKAGKNALILIDELARTTNPTEGKAIVNAMLDFLTDQQARSLITSHYSGIKARCKKMRVKGFVKEHVKGQLTINNINEYIDYSLIEDTHDSVPQEAMRIARILGVDEELLDKAEEFLNDEEKENRN; from the coding sequence GTGTTTTTAAGAAGTGCCATAGAAGAAATTAAAGGGTTCAGATTCATGATCGACAAACTGGAAATTCAATCCGGTCTGGCAAAACGAATCTTGAATACACTACCTTATTTGCATACCCCGGAAGCAATTGCCCAGGAATTGGACAAAACCGAGGTCATGCGAAATATTCTACAAACCTCCGCACAAACAGACACCATTACCAAGATCAAGGTCAAACTGATGCAAGTGAAGGACATCCGGGGCACGGCAAACCGGGTAACAGAATCGCAGGTACTGGATGACATTGAACTATTTGAATTAAAAGCTTTCTCTTTGCTGGTCGTGGAGATGCGGGAATTACTCCTATCGGCAAATATTACGGTCGTTTCACTCCCGGATTTGGAACCGGTAGTAGACATTTTAGATCCCGAAAAGATGCGTATTCCTCATTTTTACGTGTACGATGCCTATTCCCCGGAACTGGCAGCCCTACGGGCAAAAATGAAAGCGCTCAAAATGGATGGAAAAACAGAGGAACGAGTACTGGATCAACTTCTATTCGAGCATACGGAATTAGAAGACCGGATTCGGGAAAAGTTATCCGAACAGATTCATCCCTATAAAAAAGAAATTAACGAAGCCCTGACAAACACGGCGACTTTAGATATTCTGTTGGCCAAAGCCCAACAGACCATTGATATGCAGTTGTGTAAACCGGAAATTTCCACCGGCACGACTCGCTATACAAAAATATTCAACCCACAGGTAAAAGAGGTACTTTGGCAAGAAGGCAAAAAATTTCAGGCCATTGACATTGACATCGAGCAAGGTGCCTGCCTGATTACCGGAGCCAACATGGCCGGGAAAAGCGTTATCTTGAAAACCGTGGCACTGGCACAGACGTTATTCCAATTCGGATTCTACGTTCCGGCAGAACAAGCCGAGATTGCATTGGTTGACGAAGTTCTCCTTTGTATCGGGGACGAACAATCCGAATTAAGCGGCCTGTCCTCGTACGCCTCGGAAATGCTGCGGGTAAACGCCATTGTTCAGGATGTGAAAGCAGGCAAAAATGCTTTAATCCTGATTGATGAACTGGCAAGAACCACGAACCCCACGGAAGGAAAAGCGATCGTGAATGCCATGCTCGATTTTCTGACAGATCAACAGGCTCGCTCCTTGATTACCAGCCATTACAGTGGGATCAAAGCCCGTTGCAAAAAGATGCGGGTAAAAGGATTTGTCAAAGAACACGTGAAAGGTCAATTGACCATCAACAACATAAACGAGTACATCGATTACTCGCTAATCGAAGATACTCATGACTCCGTGCCGCAAGAAGCCATGCGCATCGCCCGTATTCTAGGCGTTGACGAAGAATTGTTGGACAAGGCGGAGGAGTTTTTGAATGATGAAGAGAAGGAGAACAGAAATTAA
- the kamD gene encoding lysine 5,6-aminomutase subunit alpha: protein MQNSKLGLDFTKVAHAKDVARKIADDVQKFVEQYSTVAVERTLCRLLGIDGIDANTVPLPNVLVDEIKDKGVLGEGILFFLGNAIVETGMNPQQIAEKVAEGTLDITTLPIHPTDKIKAALKPHVDASIKRISDRRAKKENYLNTIGEGPKPYLYVIVATGNIYEDVVQAQAAARQGADIIAVIRTTGQSLLDYVPYGATTEGFGGTFATQENFRIMRKALDEVGEEVGRYIRLCNYCSGLCMPEIAAMGALEGLDVMLNDALYGILFRDINMQRTLVDQFMSRVINGFAGVIINTGEDNYLTTADAVEQAHTVLASDLINEQLALIAGLKEEQMGLGHAFEMDPSLENGFLLELAQAQMTREIFPKATLKYMPPTKFMTGNIFRGHIQDALFNMIGIWTSQGIQLLGMPTEAIHTPFMSDRYLSIENAKYIFNNMKNIGDEVEFKKDGIIQSRAKEVLNNAIALLENIEREGLFTALEKGIFGDVKRPKNGGKGLDGVTPKGANYYNPFIELMLKGN from the coding sequence ATGCAGAACAGTAAACTAGGGCTTGATTTTACCAAAGTGGCACACGCAAAGGACGTGGCCCGAAAGATAGCCGACGATGTACAAAAATTCGTGGAACAATACTCTACCGTCGCCGTAGAGCGTACGCTATGCCGTTTGCTCGGCATTGACGGGATCGATGCGAACACCGTACCCCTACCCAACGTGTTGGTAGACGAGATCAAAGACAAAGGCGTGTTAGGTGAAGGTATTTTATTCTTCCTCGGAAACGCTATCGTGGAAACCGGAATGAACCCGCAACAAATAGCAGAGAAGGTTGCAGAGGGAACACTGGATATCACCACGTTACCCATTCATCCGACAGACAAGATTAAAGCCGCATTGAAACCTCACGTTGACGCAAGTATCAAACGGATCAGCGACCGCCGTGCCAAGAAGGAAAACTACTTAAACACGATCGGGGAAGGTCCGAAACCTTACCTCTACGTGATCGTGGCTACCGGAAATATCTATGAAGACGTGGTACAAGCTCAGGCTGCCGCACGTCAGGGAGCAGACATCATTGCCGTAATCCGTACAACAGGGCAGAGTTTGTTGGATTACGTGCCTTATGGAGCTACCACGGAAGGATTCGGGGGAACATTCGCGACACAGGAAAACTTCCGCATTATGCGTAAGGCTTTGGATGAAGTAGGCGAAGAAGTAGGCCGTTACATTCGCTTATGTAACTATTGCTCCGGCTTGTGTATGCCGGAAATTGCGGCCATGGGAGCATTGGAAGGATTGGACGTCATGTTGAACGACGCTCTTTACGGTATCCTGTTCCGGGATATCAACATGCAGCGTACACTGGTTGACCAATTCATGTCAAGAGTAATCAACGGATTTGCCGGAGTAATCATCAACACCGGAGAGGATAACTACCTGACGACCGCTGATGCCGTGGAACAAGCACACACCGTGCTGGCATCCGACTTGATCAACGAGCAATTGGCCTTGATCGCTGGACTGAAAGAAGAACAAATGGGATTAGGACACGCTTTCGAAATGGATCCGTCTCTTGAAAACGGATTCTTGCTGGAATTGGCCCAAGCGCAAATGACCCGTGAGATCTTCCCGAAAGCCACTTTAAAATATATGCCTCCGACCAAATTCATGACGGGAAATATTTTCCGAGGACACATTCAGGATGCACTTTTCAACATGATCGGAATCTGGACTTCACAAGGTATCCAATTGCTGGGAATGCCGACGGAAGCTATCCACACGCCGTTCATGTCCGACCGCTATCTCTCTATCGAGAACGCCAAATATATCTTTAATAACATGAAGAATATCGGTGACGAAGTAGAGTTTAAAAAAGACGGTATCATCCAGAGTCGTGCCAAGGAAGTATTGAACAACGCTATCGCGTTACTTGAAAACATTGAACGTGAAGGTCTTTTTACCGCTCTGGAAAAAGGAATCTTCGGTGACGTAAAACGTCCGAAGAATGGTGGTAAGGGACTTGACGGAGTTACCCCCAAAGGTGCTAACTACTACAACCCGTTTATCGAGTTAATGCTGAAAGGCAATTGA